The Pseudarthrobacter sulfonivorans genome includes a window with the following:
- the exaC gene encoding acetaldehyde dehydrogenase ExaC: MTVYAQPGTEGSKVTFKDRYENWIGGEWVAPVKGQYFENITPVTGKVFCEVARGTAEDIELALDAAHKIAPSWGKTSVAERAAILNKIADRIDENLEMLAVAESWDNGKPIRETLNADIPLAADHFRYFASAVRAQEGRLSQLDDDTTAYHYHEPLGVVGQIIPWNFPILMAVWKLAPALAAGNAVVLKPAEQTPSSILVLMELIGDLLPAGVLNVVNGFGVEAGKPLASSPRIRKIAFTGETSTGRLISQYASQNLIPVTLELGGKSPNIFFNDVADTNDAFYDKAQEGFTLFAFNQGEVCTCPSRALVQEDIYDSFMADAVARVEKIIQGNPLDTETQLGAQASNDQLEKILSYIDIGKQEGAKVLTGGARADMPGDLAGGYYVQPTIFEGHNKMRIFQEEIFGPVVSVTRFSDYNDAMGIANDTLYGLGAGVWSRNGNVAYRAGREIQAGRVWVNNYHAYPAGAAFGGYKSSGIGRENHSMMLDHYQQTKNLLVSYNENKLGFF; the protein is encoded by the coding sequence ATGACTGTCTACGCACAGCCCGGTACCGAGGGTTCGAAGGTCACGTTCAAGGACCGTTACGAGAACTGGATCGGCGGCGAGTGGGTTGCCCCCGTCAAGGGCCAGTACTTCGAGAACATCACACCCGTCACCGGCAAGGTCTTCTGCGAAGTTGCCCGCGGCACCGCGGAAGACATCGAGCTGGCCCTGGACGCCGCCCACAAGATCGCACCGTCCTGGGGCAAGACCTCCGTCGCCGAGCGCGCCGCCATCCTGAACAAGATCGCCGACCGCATCGACGAAAACCTTGAAATGCTGGCCGTCGCCGAATCCTGGGACAACGGCAAGCCCATCCGCGAAACCCTGAACGCGGACATTCCGCTCGCCGCCGACCACTTCCGCTACTTCGCCTCGGCCGTCCGCGCCCAGGAAGGCCGGCTGTCCCAGCTCGACGACGACACCACCGCCTACCACTACCACGAGCCGCTCGGCGTCGTGGGCCAGATCATCCCGTGGAACTTCCCCATCCTGATGGCCGTCTGGAAGCTCGCCCCGGCCCTCGCCGCCGGCAACGCCGTGGTCCTCAAGCCGGCCGAGCAGACGCCGTCGTCCATCCTTGTGTTGATGGAGCTTATCGGCGACCTCCTGCCGGCCGGTGTCCTCAACGTGGTCAACGGCTTCGGCGTCGAGGCCGGCAAGCCGCTCGCCTCCAGCCCGCGGATCCGCAAGATCGCCTTCACCGGCGAAACCTCCACGGGACGCCTGATCAGCCAGTACGCCAGCCAGAACCTGATTCCGGTCACCCTGGAGCTCGGCGGCAAGAGCCCGAACATCTTCTTCAACGACGTCGCGGACACCAACGACGCGTTCTATGACAAGGCCCAGGAGGGCTTTACGCTCTTCGCCTTCAACCAGGGCGAAGTCTGCACCTGCCCGTCCCGCGCCCTGGTCCAGGAAGACATCTACGATTCCTTCATGGCCGACGCCGTGGCCCGCGTTGAGAAAATCATCCAGGGCAACCCGCTGGACACCGAAACCCAGCTTGGTGCCCAGGCCTCCAATGACCAGCTGGAAAAGATCCTCTCCTACATCGACATCGGCAAGCAGGAAGGCGCCAAGGTGCTCACCGGCGGTGCCCGGGCCGACATGCCCGGCGACCTGGCCGGCGGCTACTACGTCCAGCCGACCATCTTCGAAGGCCACAACAAGATGCGGATCTTCCAGGAGGAGATCTTCGGCCCTGTTGTTTCCGTGACCCGCTTCAGCGACTACAACGACGCGATGGGCATCGCCAACGACACCCTGTACGGCCTCGGCGCCGGCGTCTGGTCCCGCAACGGCAACGTCGCCTACCGTGCCGGCCGCGAGATCCAGGCCGGCCGCGTCTGGGTCAACAACTACCACGCCTACCCGGCCGGCGCTGCGTTCGGCGGGTACAAGTCCTCCGGCATCGGACGTGAAAACCACTCCATGATGCTGGACCACTACCAGCAGACCAAGAACCTCCTGGTCAGCTACAACGAGAACAAGCTCGGCTTCTTCTAA
- a CDS encoding FAD-dependent oxidoreductase has translation MSNPAETTSKRPLRVAIVGAGPAGVYAADILTKSNGVKDGDFEVSIDLFEAYPAPYGLIRYGVAPDHPRIKGIVNALHKVLDRGDIRFLGNVTYGRDLTLHDFRAFYDAVIFSTGAIKDADLAIPGVDLGGSFGGADFVSWYDGHPDVPRDWPLDAKEIAVIGNGNVALDVARMLVKHPDELLTTEIPDNVYQGLKNSPVTDVHVFGRRGPAQVKFTPLELRELSHMKDVDIVLYPEDFEFDEASDDAIRSNNQIKTMVNTLTNWLVEEHAEAEEPSSRRLHLHFLHSPVKIYQDPDDGGSGRVAGIKFERMELDGTGNVKGTGEFVDYPVQAVYRAIGYHGSPLDELEYNAKRGVIPNEGGRVLDADGNPVPGIYATGWIKRGPVGLIGHTKGDALETIGFLLEDRLTLPPAQNPDPQAIIDLLQERGIEFTTWEGWIKLDAHEAALGAAWTEGGTGTDGPAAVVRERIKVVPREEMINISRA, from the coding sequence GTGTCCAACCCAGCCGAAACGACCTCCAAACGTCCACTCCGCGTTGCCATTGTGGGTGCGGGACCGGCAGGTGTTTACGCGGCGGATATCCTGACCAAGTCCAACGGCGTCAAGGACGGCGATTTTGAGGTCAGTATCGACCTTTTTGAGGCCTACCCCGCCCCGTACGGCCTGATCCGCTACGGCGTGGCCCCTGACCACCCGCGCATCAAGGGGATCGTGAACGCGCTGCACAAGGTCCTGGACCGCGGCGACATCCGCTTCCTGGGCAACGTCACGTACGGCCGCGATCTCACCCTCCATGACTTCCGCGCCTTCTACGACGCCGTGATCTTCTCCACGGGCGCCATCAAGGACGCGGACCTGGCCATCCCTGGCGTTGATCTCGGCGGTTCGTTCGGCGGCGCCGACTTTGTGTCCTGGTACGACGGCCACCCGGACGTGCCCCGCGACTGGCCGCTGGATGCCAAGGAAATCGCCGTGATCGGCAACGGCAACGTGGCGCTGGACGTGGCCCGGATGCTGGTCAAGCACCCCGATGAACTCCTCACCACCGAAATCCCGGACAATGTCTACCAGGGCCTGAAGAACTCGCCGGTCACGGACGTCCACGTCTTCGGCCGCCGAGGCCCGGCGCAGGTCAAGTTCACGCCGCTGGAACTGCGGGAGCTGAGCCACATGAAGGACGTGGACATTGTCCTTTACCCGGAGGACTTCGAGTTCGACGAAGCCTCCGATGACGCCATCCGCAGCAACAACCAGATCAAAACCATGGTGAACACGCTGACCAACTGGCTCGTGGAGGAGCACGCCGAAGCGGAAGAGCCGTCCTCCCGCCGCCTGCACCTGCACTTCCTGCACAGCCCGGTGAAGATCTACCAGGACCCCGACGACGGCGGGTCCGGCCGGGTGGCCGGCATCAAGTTTGAGCGCATGGAGCTGGATGGCACCGGCAACGTCAAAGGCACGGGCGAGTTTGTGGACTACCCCGTCCAGGCCGTGTACCGCGCCATCGGCTACCACGGTTCGCCACTGGACGAGCTGGAGTACAACGCCAAACGCGGAGTGATCCCCAACGAGGGCGGCCGCGTGCTGGACGCCGACGGCAACCCCGTCCCCGGAATCTACGCCACCGGCTGGATCAAGCGCGGGCCGGTCGGCCTGATCGGGCACACCAAGGGCGACGCCCTGGAGACCATCGGCTTCCTACTGGAGGACCGGCTCACCCTGCCACCCGCCCAGAACCCGGACCCGCAGGCCATCATCGACCTCCTGCAGGAGCGCGGCATCGAGTTCACCACCTGGGAGGGCTGGATCAAGCTGGACGCGCACGAAGCAGCCCTCGGCGCCGCGTGGACAGAAGGCGGGACAGGCACCGACGGGCCCGCCGCCGTCGTGCGTGAACGCATCAAAGTAGTCCCGCGTGAGGAAATGATCAACATCTCCCGCGCCTGA
- a CDS encoding APC family permease produces the protein MNLLRTKSIEQSIADADEPGRKLKRSLSSWDLMIMGVAVAVGAGIFSVGAKAAANFSGPAVTLSFAIAAVTCALAIMCYAEFATAIPVAGSAYVFTYATMGELLAWIIGWNLILELFTAAAVIAKYWGIYLSKVFALMGADVPPALSLGGVDLYWGAFLIVAVFTVLLVLGTKLSARVGNVFTLIKIAVVLFVIVVGFTYVKFENYTPFVPAAEPTAGGAADVMKQSFFGFLTGAAPAQYGTLGIFAGAALVFFAFIGFDVVATSAEEVKNPQKTLPRGIFGGLAVVTLLYILVSLALTGMVSYTDLAAAETPTLTTAFEAVGNTTAAKVIAFGSLIGLTTVIMVLLMGLSRVVLAMSRDGLLPRALSKTSEKRSTPVRLQIICGAAVALVAGLTNVDLLEEMINIGTLSAFVVVSLGILVLRKKRPDLKPSFRVPFGKVLPVVSAVLCLYLMTNLAVETWIFFAGWLVIGVVIYFAYGQRHSRLNERFAEAKSAVDATESGADSSADARLSGSDAAARDEALTRP, from the coding sequence ATGAACCTTCTCCGGACCAAATCCATCGAGCAGTCCATCGCCGACGCCGATGAACCCGGACGCAAGCTCAAGCGGTCGCTCAGCAGCTGGGACCTGATGATCATGGGTGTCGCCGTCGCTGTCGGCGCCGGCATCTTCTCGGTGGGAGCCAAGGCTGCGGCCAACTTCTCCGGCCCCGCCGTGACGTTGTCCTTTGCCATTGCCGCCGTTACGTGTGCCCTGGCCATCATGTGCTACGCCGAGTTCGCCACCGCCATTCCGGTCGCCGGGTCGGCCTACGTCTTTACGTACGCCACCATGGGCGAGCTGCTTGCGTGGATCATCGGCTGGAACCTGATCCTGGAACTGTTCACCGCCGCGGCAGTGATCGCCAAGTACTGGGGCATCTACCTCAGCAAGGTATTCGCGCTGATGGGGGCCGACGTGCCGCCGGCACTGTCCCTCGGCGGCGTGGACCTCTACTGGGGCGCCTTCCTGATCGTTGCCGTCTTCACCGTGCTCCTGGTGCTGGGCACCAAGCTCTCCGCCCGTGTGGGCAACGTCTTCACGCTGATCAAGATCGCCGTGGTGCTGTTTGTTATCGTCGTGGGCTTCACGTACGTGAAGTTCGAGAACTACACGCCGTTCGTGCCCGCCGCGGAACCCACCGCCGGTGGCGCCGCGGACGTTATGAAGCAGTCATTCTTCGGCTTCCTCACCGGCGCCGCGCCTGCCCAGTACGGCACCCTCGGTATCTTCGCCGGCGCGGCCCTGGTGTTCTTCGCCTTCATCGGCTTTGACGTCGTGGCCACGTCCGCGGAGGAAGTCAAAAACCCGCAGAAGACCCTGCCGCGCGGCATCTTCGGCGGCCTGGCCGTGGTGACCCTGCTCTACATCCTGGTGTCCCTCGCGCTCACCGGCATGGTGTCCTACACGGACCTCGCGGCAGCCGAAACGCCCACCCTCACCACCGCGTTCGAGGCCGTCGGCAACACCACCGCGGCCAAGGTCATCGCCTTCGGCTCCCTGATCGGCCTCACCACCGTCATCATGGTGCTGCTGATGGGACTGTCCCGCGTGGTGCTGGCCATGAGCCGCGACGGGCTGCTGCCTCGCGCGCTGTCCAAGACCAGCGAAAAACGTTCGACGCCGGTCCGCCTCCAGATCATCTGCGGCGCCGCGGTAGCACTTGTGGCCGGCCTGACAAACGTTGACCTGCTGGAGGAAATGATCAACATCGGCACGCTGTCCGCGTTTGTGGTGGTGAGCCTGGGCATCCTGGTGCTGCGCAAGAAGCGCCCGGACCTGAAGCCGTCCTTCCGCGTCCCGTTCGGCAAGGTCCTCCCGGTGGTTTCGGCCGTCCTGTGCCTGTACCTGATGACGAACCTCGCGGTGGAGACGTGGATCTTCTTCGCCGGCTGGCTGGTCATCGGCGTCGTGATCTACTTCGCCTACGGCCAGCGTCACTCCCGCCTGAACGAAAGGTTCGCCGAAGCCAAGTCCGCCGTGGACGCCACGGAGTCCGGCGCGGATTCCAGCGCGGACGCCCGCCTTTCCGGCAGTGATGCCGCAGCCCGCGACGAGGCACTCACCCGCCCGTAA
- a CDS encoding helix-turn-helix domain-containing protein, protein MRNLILPPTSGGEATALAQRHALAAHEQLDAQAFPNAPEIPGLRRLIRESWQRSARLKANPDNPEAPLALDTDELEEYRRQHPLASIMPVIHKLLVQPSHDSGLLVAVGDEVGRLLWVEGDPALQRRAEGMMFVPGADWSEATVGTSAPGTALALGRGIQISGAEHYQRSVHAWSCTAVPFHDPDSGALLGVVDITGKASAVAPHTLSLVEATVAAAQAQLRVERLQLAATLASRPARRRNASSAARSDSARTGGAGGAKEGSLYRNSLQLLGRDQALLSIEGKTVSLSARHSEILALLSTHPDGLSAEELSVLLYPGDGPTMTLRAEMVRLRKILQQLNPAAVPESRPYKLTMDLVPDSGQVLNCLQRGAHRIALEIYRGAVLPRSEAPGIIDLRDRVSSLMREAVLTDGSAETLLKYAALPEARDDVDVRTVALKLLPARSPKRAAVVADLERLEAELSA, encoded by the coding sequence ATGAGGAACCTGATCCTGCCGCCGACGTCCGGCGGCGAAGCAACTGCGCTGGCCCAGCGTCATGCCCTGGCCGCCCATGAGCAGCTCGACGCCCAGGCGTTTCCGAACGCACCGGAAATCCCCGGCCTGCGGCGGCTGATCCGGGAATCCTGGCAGCGGTCCGCCCGGTTGAAAGCCAACCCTGACAACCCCGAAGCGCCCCTTGCCCTGGACACCGACGAGCTCGAGGAATACCGGCGGCAGCACCCCCTTGCCAGCATCATGCCCGTGATCCACAAACTCCTGGTCCAGCCGAGCCACGACAGCGGCCTGCTCGTTGCCGTGGGTGATGAAGTGGGCCGGCTGCTCTGGGTGGAAGGCGATCCGGCCCTGCAGCGCCGTGCCGAAGGCATGATGTTCGTGCCGGGCGCCGACTGGTCAGAGGCCACAGTAGGCACCAGCGCTCCCGGCACTGCCCTGGCCCTGGGTCGCGGCATCCAGATTTCCGGGGCGGAGCACTACCAGCGGTCCGTGCACGCGTGGAGCTGCACGGCCGTACCGTTCCACGATCCGGATTCCGGTGCGCTGCTGGGCGTTGTTGACATCACGGGTAAAGCCAGTGCCGTGGCGCCCCACACTTTGTCGCTCGTTGAAGCGACCGTCGCTGCCGCCCAGGCGCAGCTCCGTGTTGAGCGGCTTCAGCTGGCGGCCACCCTTGCCAGCCGGCCGGCCCGACGGCGGAACGCCAGTTCGGCGGCCAGGTCGGATTCGGCGCGGACCGGGGGAGCCGGCGGCGCGAAGGAAGGCAGCCTGTACCGCAACAGCCTGCAGCTTCTGGGCCGTGACCAGGCGTTGCTCAGCATCGAAGGCAAAACGGTGTCGCTGTCCGCCCGGCACAGTGAAATCCTCGCCCTGCTCAGCACCCACCCGGACGGGCTGAGCGCCGAGGAGCTCAGTGTCCTGCTCTACCCGGGCGACGGCCCCACCATGACGCTCCGCGCGGAAATGGTCCGGCTGCGCAAGATCCTGCAGCAGCTCAATCCGGCCGCCGTGCCCGAATCCCGGCCGTACAAACTCACCATGGACCTGGTCCCGGACAGCGGGCAGGTGCTGAACTGCCTGCAGCGCGGCGCCCACCGCATTGCGCTGGAAATCTACCGCGGCGCGGTGCTGCCGCGCTCCGAAGCGCCGGGCATCATCGACCTCCGCGACAGGGTCTCCTCGCTCATGCGCGAAGCGGTCCTGACGGACGGCAGTGCCGAGACGCTGCTCAAGTACGCGGCCCTGCCGGAGGCGAGGGACGACGTCGACGTCCGGACCGTCGCCCTGAAGCTGCTGCCGGCGCGCTCGCCCAAGCGGGCCGCCGTCGTCGCGGACCTTGAGCGGCTGGAAGCCGAACTCAGCGCCTAA
- a CDS encoding DUF779 domain-containing protein, with product MMEARLDAAVTLPGEDISRVALTAEALGLLRKLWGQHGPLMFHQSGGCCDGSSPMCYPAGEFITAEADVLLGLFDIADGLEPQPLEFWMSREQFNYWSHTHLTVDVVQGRGSGFSVESPEGKRFLIRSKLMDWPG from the coding sequence ATGATGGAGGCGAGGCTTGACGCGGCGGTGACGCTGCCCGGGGAGGACATCTCCCGCGTGGCTCTCACCGCCGAGGCCCTGGGACTGCTCAGGAAGTTGTGGGGGCAGCACGGGCCCCTGATGTTCCACCAGTCCGGCGGCTGCTGCGACGGGTCCTCGCCTATGTGTTATCCGGCCGGGGAGTTCATCACCGCGGAAGCGGACGTCCTCCTGGGGCTGTTCGACATCGCCGACGGCCTGGAGCCGCAGCCCCTCGAGTTCTGGATGTCCAGGGAGCAGTTCAACTACTGGAGCCACACCCATCTGACCGTGGACGTGGTCCAGGGCCGGGGGAGCGGGTTCTCGGTTGAGTCGCCGGAAGGCAAGCGGTTCCTGATCCGGTCAAAGCTGATGGACTGGCCCGGCTAG
- a CDS encoding MFS transporter has product MAENDVVRSKSAVLDPEGNEVSSGATDKGPVRRAAWAGLIGTALEQYDFVIYGTASAIIFNKIFFPNIDPAIGIIAAFGAYAVGFGARPLGGLFFSKYGDRLGRKWVLVATLFLMGIATFAIGLLPTYEQAGIWAPVLLVACRFLQGFGAGAEQAGGVVLVAETAPKGSRGRYASLVFVGAAAGTAMGAVVWILVQLMPTEALEAYGWRLVFFSSIFVTIAAYVIRRKLKESPVFEEMKEEIAGAVRATPVADVVKNGRAGLFRVFFMNVGANAHSYIFQVFLGSYLITQLKIDATFIPKVLLVGALFACVSAYAFGTLSDRFGRRRMYLIITAFLFVFPVPAFLLLNTGNLFLISLVIVLGFIFAAQGSVGVQAAYFPELFGSRYRYAGVALGREFSSVFGGGIAPLICSALVTAFSGSWIPVALYMMAMMGISLVTTIKAPETVDRDLLTEEDAK; this is encoded by the coding sequence GTGGCTGAGAACGATGTTGTTCGCAGTAAATCGGCGGTCCTCGACCCCGAAGGCAATGAGGTGTCCTCCGGGGCCACCGACAAAGGGCCCGTCCGCAGGGCCGCATGGGCCGGCCTGATCGGCACCGCGCTTGAGCAGTACGACTTTGTGATCTACGGAACCGCATCGGCGATCATCTTCAACAAGATCTTCTTCCCGAACATCGACCCCGCCATCGGCATCATCGCCGCGTTCGGTGCCTACGCCGTTGGCTTCGGGGCACGCCCCCTCGGCGGCCTCTTCTTCTCCAAGTACGGTGACCGGCTGGGACGCAAGTGGGTGCTGGTTGCCACGCTCTTCCTGATGGGCATCGCCACCTTCGCCATCGGCCTGCTGCCCACCTACGAGCAGGCGGGCATCTGGGCCCCGGTGCTGCTGGTTGCCTGCCGCTTCCTCCAGGGATTCGGCGCCGGCGCTGAACAGGCGGGCGGCGTGGTCCTGGTGGCGGAAACTGCGCCCAAGGGCAGCCGCGGACGCTATGCCTCGCTCGTCTTCGTTGGTGCCGCCGCCGGCACCGCGATGGGCGCCGTCGTCTGGATCCTGGTCCAGCTGATGCCCACTGAAGCACTCGAAGCCTACGGCTGGCGGCTTGTGTTCTTCTCGTCGATCTTCGTCACCATCGCCGCCTACGTGATCCGCCGCAAGCTGAAGGAATCACCGGTCTTTGAGGAAATGAAGGAAGAGATCGCCGGCGCCGTCCGCGCCACCCCCGTGGCCGACGTCGTCAAGAACGGCCGTGCGGGCCTGTTCCGGGTCTTCTTTATGAACGTGGGCGCCAACGCGCACTCGTACATCTTCCAGGTCTTCCTGGGCTCCTACCTGATCACGCAGCTCAAGATTGACGCGACGTTCATTCCCAAGGTCCTGCTGGTGGGCGCGCTCTTCGCCTGCGTCTCGGCCTACGCCTTCGGCACGCTCTCCGACCGCTTCGGCCGCCGCCGGATGTACCTCATCATCACGGCATTCCTGTTTGTCTTCCCCGTCCCGGCCTTCCTGCTGCTGAACACCGGAAACCTGTTCCTGATCTCGCTGGTGATCGTGCTCGGCTTCATCTTCGCCGCGCAGGGCTCCGTGGGCGTCCAGGCAGCGTACTTCCCCGAGCTCTTCGGCTCCCGCTACCGCTACGCCGGCGTCGCCCTGGGCCGGGAGTTCTCCTCCGTCTTCGGCGGCGGCATCGCCCCGCTCATCTGCTCGGCGCTGGTCACCGCGTTCAGCGGCTCCTGGATCCCCGTCGCCCTCTACATGATGGCCATGATGGGCATCAGCCTCGTCACCACCATCAAAGCCCCCGAAACCGTCGATCGTGACCTGCTCACAGAAGAGGACGCCAAGTAA
- the adhP gene encoding alcohol dehydrogenase AdhP, translating into MTTTMQAAVVTEFGKDLQIQTLPIPTPGRGEALVKVITTGVCHTDLHAAEGDWPVKPTPPFIPGHEGVGEVVALGEGVTDLAVGDLVGNAWLWSACGDCQYCRTGWETLCEVQKNAGYSVDGSFGEYMLVDTRFAARIPAGSDPVEVAPVLCAGVTVYKGLKMTEARPGQWVTISGIGGLGHIAVQYAVAMGLRVAAVDIADDKLALAKKHGAELTINALHEDPVEVIQRETGGCHGVLVTAVHPSAFGQAIGMARRGGTIVFNGLPPGDFPAPIFEIVLKGLTVRGSIVGTRQDLEEALEFYAEGKIHPTVSTRELSEVNAVLDEMKHAKIDGRVVIKY; encoded by the coding sequence ATGACGACGACAATGCAAGCAGCAGTAGTAACCGAGTTCGGCAAGGATCTTCAGATCCAGACCCTCCCCATTCCCACCCCGGGCCGGGGTGAGGCGCTGGTCAAGGTCATCACCACCGGCGTCTGCCACACAGACCTCCACGCGGCTGAGGGCGACTGGCCGGTCAAGCCGACACCGCCGTTCATCCCCGGCCACGAAGGTGTAGGCGAAGTGGTTGCCCTGGGCGAAGGTGTCACCGACCTCGCCGTCGGCGACCTCGTCGGCAACGCCTGGCTCTGGTCCGCCTGCGGCGACTGCCAGTACTGCCGCACCGGCTGGGAGACACTCTGCGAGGTACAGAAGAACGCCGGCTACAGTGTGGACGGCTCCTTCGGGGAGTACATGCTCGTGGACACGCGCTTTGCCGCACGCATCCCGGCGGGCTCGGACCCCGTTGAAGTCGCACCGGTGCTTTGCGCCGGCGTCACGGTCTACAAAGGCCTGAAGATGACCGAAGCCAGGCCCGGACAGTGGGTCACCATCTCCGGTATCGGCGGACTGGGGCACATTGCCGTCCAGTACGCGGTTGCCATGGGACTGCGGGTTGCTGCCGTGGACATCGCGGACGACAAACTCGCCCTGGCCAAGAAGCACGGCGCCGAGCTCACCATCAACGCGCTGCACGAAGATCCCGTCGAAGTCATCCAACGTGAAACCGGAGGTTGCCATGGAGTCCTGGTCACCGCAGTACACCCGTCTGCTTTTGGCCAGGCGATCGGCATGGCCCGCCGGGGCGGGACGATTGTGTTCAACGGCCTGCCGCCGGGCGACTTCCCAGCACCGATCTTCGAGATTGTGCTCAAGGGCCTGACCGTCCGCGGCTCGATCGTGGGGACCCGGCAGGACCTGGAGGAAGCCCTCGAGTTCTACGCCGAGGGCAAGATCCACCCCACGGTCTCCACCCGGGAACTCTCCGAGGTCAACGCCGTTCTTGACGAGATGAAACACGCCAAGATCGACGGCCGCGTTGTTATCAAGTACTGA